The DNA region tattacatattggggaagtggggtacattttgtcaaatggggattcaaacaatcatgaaatgatTAAATCAGACCCAAataaataatgcatgagtgtaagtgcaagagaaccggctcattgtaagaaagcccaagagtaagctatgtgaggttgatggcgatgcttaaaaagcaatcgacttacaaaggtttgaaaaagggctcgatattaaatcgagaaaatatgatttttataagttttCAAATGGTTTCGAATGCATGACGAATTTAATAAAAAACATGgacataaaaaaaaaatattaaaagaaacaaaaatGCTAAAAGACAATAAAATACTAAAAAAgtaaaatgctaaaagaaaatgaaatactaaaaaaaatgCTACACAAGAGTATTGAACCCACTCCCCTTGAGACTATGGAAACCACCCCTCTCCACCAGGCCACTTATGACTAGTTGTTATTTACAATGTCAAATGGGCTTTATAAATCAAAAAAGATTGGAACAAAGAAAATTCAAGAAAATAAaaccaaaataataataataataaaataaaaaaaagacTGTTAGGTTACCCCAAAAAAtccagccgcctggctgttggaTTTTAGAGGTTGGGAATAgtaaaaaatgaaattattattAAACAACCAAATTAATATCTACTTGGAATACTAAAAGGGTCATTTAAATTTCCAAAGAAAAAAAATTTTAAACACTCCTAAGgtaaataataaaaaagaaaaatgaaatgGGCTAGCATTCACTGAACCGAACTCTTCCTCTCTCAAAGCTCTCAATCTCGTCCTCTCCATCGCTCAAACTCAGTTTCGGTATCGCTCTATCTCATTTCGTTCCACCAAAACCCTCGATCGCACTCCCTCTATCTCACAAAGAAACCCTCAATCGCGCCTCTCTTTCACTTCCTCTTCTCTCGATCGCGTCTCCCCAACCCCAAATACCCTCAACCTCACTCAAATTGCAAGAAACCAACGGTTGTAACGAAGGAGATTACCTTCGGCGGTGGCAACAATGGCGAATCTCGAGCCTCCCCCCCTTTCGCCTCCTCCCGATAGGTTTGTTTGTTGTTTAgaaatttttagggtttttgtgtTTTCGCCGCTAACTAACCTCTTTTTTTCTCTCTGAAATCGCTCTCCTCTATTTATCTCAAGGATTAGGGTTTTCGGATTGATACTCAAGAGCTCAATGGGGAAATTTTCAGAAGCGCTTTTGTCCGCTCAGAAACGAGTTATCCTGTTTGATGCTACTTTCTGGAAAGGTAATCTGTACCTAGCTTTTTCATTTGCTTTTGTCCCAATGCCAATTTTGGGAATTTTCTGAAATTTACTGGCTTGGTAAATTAATTTGTGTCTTTTGTTACTGCAGTAATTGGTGAGCGCTGGTTTGATTCTGTGGTGTTAAATAAATTCCATCCCTCTTCTTCAATCAGTCCTGCATGAGTACATGCTGAAAGAACCGCAAGGAAAGTAACATGGTTATGTTCAAGGCTTTCATTCTGCATTCTTTTATAAATATCGAGAGCTTCTTCGCCAAAGCCATTTTGTGCAAAGCCATTGACAACTGAGTTACAGGAGACAACATTTGGTTCGTCGACGTCTATGAAGATCTTGTAGGCATCGGTTACGTTTCCACACTTGGCATAGAATGATATAAGAGAATTTTGTATCGAAAGATCATGTTCCAGGTTCATCTTCAGAACATGGGAATGAATCTGAAGCCCTTCATTCAGTGCCGCCAAAGCAGCCGAAGAAGCAAAAGAACTACTAATAGTTACAGGATTTGGCCCGCACCCTTCCTGATTCATCCGAACATACCAACGCAAAGCCTCCTCGAACTCATCATTACTCACAAAAACGGATATAATAACTATCCATACAAAATCATCTTTCTCTTTCAACATATTAAACAGTTCAATGGCCTTTCCAATTCTTCCATCCTTTGCAAATCCCCTGATCATGGCTGTCCAAGTGACAGTGTTTTTATGGGACATTCTGTGGAATATTGTTTCTGCTGCTTTAACGTTGCCGTTTCGACCATAATTTGGTTGATGTTGCTGTGATTTTGTTATGGATTTATTGCAGGATTCTTGTGCACCAACTGAAAGCATACAGTTGCGGGATGCAATTCTCATGGCAGCAGCTTGCACTGGATTTTGATCTCCATTCGGGTTATGCACCATCAtttgttgttgctgctgctg from Lathyrus oleraceus cultivar Zhongwan6 chromosome 1, CAAS_Psat_ZW6_1.0, whole genome shotgun sequence includes:
- the LOC127089090 gene encoding pentatricopeptide repeat-containing protein At1g53600, mitochondrial-like → MVHNPNGDQNPVQAAAMRIASRNCMLSVGAQESCNKSITKSQQHQPNYGRNGNVKAAETIFHRMSHKNTVTWTAMIRGFAKDGRIGKAIELFNMLKEKDDFVWIVIISVFVSNDEFEEALRWYVRMNQEGCGPNPVTISSSFASSAALAALNEGLQIHSHVLKMNLEHDLSIQNSLISFYAKCGNVTDAYKIFIDVDEPNVVSCNSVVNGFAQNGFGEEALDIYKRMQNESLEHNHVTFLAVLSACTHAGLIEEEGWNLFNTTESNQRSPITAVTKDTN